CCTTGCGGATCACCTTCGTGCGCATGATCGTGTCGTTCAGGTTCAGCACTCGGTCAAGCTCCTGCACGGTACCGGCCTCACACGACAGGTCCAGGACGACGTAGATGCCCTCTTCCTGCTTGTTGATCGGGTACTCCAGGCGACGCTTGCCCCAGATGTCGACCTTGTCGACGGAACCGTTGTCCTTGCGGACGACGTCGAGGAACTTGTCCAGCGACGTGCCGACGGTGCGCTCATCCTGTGAAGGGTCGATGATCATCATCATCTCGTATTGACGCACGGACCTCATCACCTCCTGTGGTCTCAAGAATTGTCGGCCACACCCGGGATTGGGCATGGCAGGAGGGTTCGTTGCGTCAGCAACCTGTACAGGATACAGGACCGGGGGGCCCAGGGCGAACGGCTTTCCACCGGCCCCGGGGCACCCCCGCGCCCAGCCCCCAACCGGAGCCCCGCCGAGGCCCCGTCCGGGCGTCGGGCGAGGCACCGGACGCCGACCCCGACGCGGCCCCCGGCGGCGCCCCGGCCACCCGTCGGGCACAGCCCCCAACCGGAGCCCCGCCCGCACCCCGCGCCGGCGTCAGCCGAGGCTCGCCCAGAACACCGCCACCGTCGTCGGCACGACCGTCATGCACACGATCGCGGCGGCGAACAGGGACCACACCACCTTCGGCGACCGGCGGTAGCTGAACGTCGCGAACGCCGCCCCGAACAGCAGGAACCCCACGAAGACACTGCTCATCGTCACGACGAGCTCCGGGGTGCTCACCGGGCCACCCCCCACGCCGGGTCGGCGCCGTCGTGCGCGTCGGACACCGGGTCGCGCGGGGGAGGGGTACGTCGAACCGGATCGGGCCTGACCAGCATCGACCGGAGAACGACGACGACGAGCGCGACGATCACCCCCACCCGCACGACACCGCCGACGGCGAGGAGCCAGTCCGGCGCACCCTTCCCACCCGGCAGCCGCCCCCACAGCGTGAGGTACCAGAGCACGGCCTCGACCGCGCCCCACACGAGGACCAGCCGCCACCGGGGCACGGCGAGGGCCGCGAGCGGCAGCAGCCACAGCACGGACTGCGGGTCGCCCGCGCGGCCCGTGAGGACGACGGCCGCCACCGCGAGGAACGCGACCTCCGCGACCCGGGGCACCCGTCGGGCCCGGGCGACCCCCACCGC
The sequence above is drawn from the Corynebacterium bovis DSM 20582 = CIP 54.80 genome and encodes:
- the rpsF gene encoding 30S ribosomal protein S6, with translation MRQYEMMMIIDPSQDERTVGTSLDKFLDVVRKDNGSVDKVDIWGKRRLEYPINKQEEGIYVVLDLSCEAGTVQELDRVLNLNDTIMRTKVIRKDAK